The Thermoleophilia bacterium genome includes the window GGTGAGTTGGTCGCCGTAGGTATCGAGCCGTGCGAGATCGTGGGGCGCGCCAAGCACTTCTATTCGATCTACGAGAAGATGACCCGCAACGGCAAGGAGTTCAACGAGATCTACGACCTCACCGCCATGCGTGTGATTGTGGACTCGGTGAAGGGCTGTTACGGGGCCATCGGCATCATCCACTCCCTCTGGAAGCCGATGCCCGGTCGGTTCAAGGACTTCATCGCGATGCCACGGCTCAACATGTACCAGGCGCTGCACACCACGGTGATCGGCCCTCAGGGCAAGCCGCTGGAGATCCAGATCCGCACCCCGGAGATGCACGGAACGGCGGAATTTGGTGTGGCCGCGCACTGGCGGTACAAGACCACTCGTCGCGCCGAGGCGACGCATGCGTCGGGCAGTGAGGATCGCCTGGAGTGGATCTCGCGCATGATGGATTGGCAGCGTGACACCACCGATCCGACCGAGTTTATGGAGAGCCTCCGCAGTGACCTGTACTCGGAGGAGGTGTTTGTGTTCACGCCCAAGGGCGACGTGATGGCGCTCCCGGCCGGCGCGACGCCGCTCGACTTCGCATACGACGTCCACACCGATGTCGGCCATCGCTGTGTGGGGGCGAAGGTGAACGGCCGCATCGTCCCGCTGACCCACGTCCTTGAGTCGGGTGACTTCGTCGAGGTCCTCACCTCGAAGTCCCCACGTGGCCCGTCACGCGACTGGCTCGGTGTCGTGCAGACGTCGAAGGCGCGGTCACGTATTCGCTCGTTCTTCCTTCGCGAACAGCGCGAGGACGCCGAGCACCACGGACGCGACTCCCTCCAGGATTCCCTGCGCAAGGCAGGTCTGCCGAACCAGCGAATCGTGGGATCGCCCCTCTTCGCTCAGGTCATCCAGGACATGGGCTTCAAGCGGGCCGAGGACTTCTACGTGTCGCTCGGATCGGGCAAGACGTCCGTCCAAGTGGTGGTGAACAAGGTCATCGCCGCGCTTAGGACGGACGACGGTGAGGTGGACCCCACGCCCACCCTGCCGGACGCCCGCGGGGGCCGTTCGCGTCAGGCGGTGCCCTCCGGCGATCTCGGGATCGTGATCGAGGGCGTTGACGACGTCATGGTCCGCCTTGCGAAGTGCTGCAAACCGGTCCCCGGGGATGAGATCGTGGGGTACATCTCGCTCGGCCGGGGTGTCACCATCCACCGTGATGACTGCCCCAACGTGCGGGCGCTTATGCGCGCGCCCGAGCGTTTCACACTCGTGGCGTGGGGAGGGGAGAGCCGCCAGTCGTTCCGGGTCGAGATCGCCGTGGATGCCTGGGACCGCCACCGCCTCCTCGAGGACATCTCCCGCACGATCGCCGAGAACGGTGTCAACATTGTGGGGGCCAAC containing:
- a CDS encoding bifunctional (p)ppGpp synthetase/guanosine-3',5'-bis(diphosphate) 3'-pyrophosphohydrolase, with the protein product MGTSLANLGLTPAPGDADLDALVREVAAHHSDADGDAIRKAYRYSEECHRGQVRHSGEPYITHPLGVARICAGLGLDSQTIQAALLHDVLEDTGATRDDVAAEFGESVAALVDGVTKLTRIHFESQEERQAENYRKLIISMSSDIRVLLVKLADRLHNMRTLQYMSKAKQTQKARETLEVYAPLTHRLGIHSLKWELEDLAFAALHPKRYAEIQQMVNQRRGDREDDVAEAGDILRGELVAVGIEPCEIVGRAKHFYSIYEKMTRNGKEFNEIYDLTAMRVIVDSVKGCYGAIGIIHSLWKPMPGRFKDFIAMPRLNMYQALHTTVIGPQGKPLEIQIRTPEMHGTAEFGVAAHWRYKTTRRAEATHASGSEDRLEWISRMMDWQRDTTDPTEFMESLRSDLYSEEVFVFTPKGDVMALPAGATPLDFAYDVHTDVGHRCVGAKVNGRIVPLTHVLESGDFVEVLTSKSPRGPSRDWLGVVQTSKARSRIRSFFLREQREDAEHHGRDSLQDSLRKAGLPNQRIVGSPLFAQVIQDMGFKRAEDFYVSLGSGKTSVQVVVNKVIAALRTDDGEVDPTPTLPDARGGRSRQAVPSGDLGIVIEGVDDVMVRLAKCCKPVPGDEIVGYISLGRGVTIHRDDCPNVRALMRAPERFTLVAWGGESRQSFRVEIAVDAWDRHRLLEDISRTIAENGVNIVGANCQVDDQMARHRFVLEMGDLDTLRHLTTALRHVESVFDAYRVTPGG